In one window of Nitrospiraceae bacterium DNA:
- a CDS encoding SDR family oxidoreductase translates to MKSIGELSSLTGRRALVTGAAGHIGLAITETLLELGATVALCDREAATCERRATELSALSTGRTAFFGCDLNDVSATRRMVQDVIGRLGGLDIVVHAAAYVGTSGLTGWAVPFEQQSHEPWDAVMRVNVTAAFAIVQEAQPSLAASGKGCVLLVSSIYGLVGPDTRLYEGTAMGNPAAYGVSKGGLLQLMRYLSTVCAPNIRVNALSPGGVWRHQAEAFVERYHARTPLGRMATEEDMKGAVAYLVSDLSSYVTGQNLVVDGGWTAW, encoded by the coding sequence ATGAAGTCGATCGGCGAATTGAGCAGCCTGACAGGCCGGAGGGCGCTCGTGACCGGCGCGGCCGGACATATCGGGCTGGCGATCACGGAAACGTTGTTGGAACTCGGTGCCACCGTCGCGTTGTGCGACCGCGAGGCAGCAACCTGTGAACGGCGGGCGACGGAACTCTCCGCGTTAAGCACAGGGCGAACGGCGTTTTTCGGATGCGATCTCAACGATGTGTCCGCGACGCGACGCATGGTGCAAGATGTCATCGGGCGGTTGGGGGGATTGGACATCGTCGTTCATGCCGCAGCCTATGTGGGAACCAGCGGCTTGACCGGGTGGGCCGTTCCCTTCGAACAACAGTCCCATGAGCCGTGGGATGCCGTGATGCGGGTGAATGTCACCGCAGCCTTCGCCATCGTGCAGGAGGCTCAGCCGTCGCTGGCGGCCTCGGGCAAGGGGTGCGTATTGTTGGTGTCGTCGATTTACGGGCTGGTGGGCCCCGATACCAGGCTGTACGAGGGAACCGCCATGGGGAACCCTGCGGCCTATGGCGTCTCAAAGGGGGGACTCCTGCAATTGATGCGGTACCTGTCGACCGTGTGCGCTCCGAACATCCGCGTCAATGCCCTCTCGCCGGGCGGGGTATGGCGGCATCAGGCAGAGGCGTTCGTCGAGCGCTATCACGCTCGGACACCGCTCGGGCGGATGGCCACGGAAGAAGACATGAAAGGGGCGGTGGCTTATTTGGTCAGCGATCTATCTTCGTACGTGACGGGACAGAATTTGGTCGTCGACGGAGGATGGACGGCGTGGTAA
- a CDS encoding O-antigen ligase family protein has translation MMRDENPSSAASVLIPSSQDPPSSTARLSFWDVQLYGLAAVTFTSFFPGWFHLQEYLLFSLLAAVVFVSIRDRTLPLHRSAVDLPLGLFVIWVLGTVPFATDPGYSLSEWRKFVTHALAFYWTAAVIGRQRDGRWKPLLVAAIVTGCLGMSVYAVGEFVIRGGSWQSRAIRAGAPSSDYNWLSTYIVLALPMLIAAGFVYREWRQRIIVVGTAAVATLAQVASLTRAGWLAHVVQAIAVGMVGWGRRMMLIVVIGLALVGGGLMLLTRVGGPSPTMDPWTFESRIAVWKLGADELLAHPLTGIGYGNNSFLKRHPEYDPEVQRARNERERVLPAMHSTFIMVALGGGVPALVLFIWLFAAILRQFLIPRGEGVGRDERVLLLGAAMAILGFAVRNIFDYMFAGSLSYLFWILAAFGVSISFSGAVRRSTVKA, from the coding sequence GTGATGCGGGACGAGAATCCATCTTCCGCCGCTTCGGTACTGATCCCTTCCTCCCAGGATCCTCCGTCTTCGACCGCACGACTTTCGTTTTGGGACGTCCAACTCTATGGGCTTGCCGCAGTGACCTTCACCAGCTTCTTTCCTGGCTGGTTCCATCTCCAAGAGTATCTGCTGTTCTCTCTCCTTGCCGCAGTGGTCTTCGTCTCCATTCGCGACAGGACTCTTCCGTTGCATCGGTCGGCCGTCGATCTGCCGCTCGGGCTGTTTGTGATCTGGGTGCTCGGGACTGTGCCTTTTGCCACCGACCCCGGATACAGCCTGTCGGAGTGGCGAAAGTTCGTGACGCATGCGCTCGCGTTTTATTGGACCGCTGCTGTCATCGGACGGCAGCGCGACGGCAGATGGAAGCCCTTGTTGGTCGCGGCGATCGTGACCGGGTGTCTCGGCATGTCGGTCTATGCGGTCGGGGAGTTCGTGATCCGTGGCGGGTCCTGGCAGAGTCGCGCGATTCGGGCCGGGGCGCCTTCATCGGATTACAATTGGCTGAGCACCTATATCGTACTGGCGTTGCCCATGCTGATTGCCGCCGGCTTCGTGTATCGTGAATGGCGGCAGCGGATCATCGTCGTCGGCACGGCGGCGGTCGCTACGCTCGCACAGGTTGCTTCGCTCACCAGGGCTGGGTGGCTGGCCCATGTCGTCCAGGCGATCGCCGTGGGGATGGTGGGATGGGGGCGTCGGATGATGCTGATCGTGGTGATCGGCTTGGCGCTGGTCGGCGGCGGATTGATGCTGCTTACCCGCGTGGGGGGACCCTCGCCGACCATGGATCCCTGGACCTTTGAGTCTCGGATTGCCGTTTGGAAGCTTGGAGCGGATGAATTGCTGGCGCACCCCTTGACCGGCATCGGGTATGGAAACAACAGTTTCTTGAAGCGACACCCGGAGTACGATCCGGAAGTCCAGCGGGCGAGAAATGAACGCGAACGGGTGCTCCCGGCCATGCACAGCACGTTCATCATGGTGGCGTTAGGGGGCGGGGTGCCGGCATTGGTGCTGTTCATCTGGTTGTTTGCCGCGATCCTGCGCCAGTTCTTAATCCCCCGAGGAGAGGGTGTGGGAAGGGATGAACGCGTACTCTTGTTGGGAGCGGCGATGGCTATCCTGGGGTTTGCCGTGCGCAATATCTTCGATTATATGTTTGCCGGAAGCCTGTCCTACCTTTTTTGGATCTTGGCGGCATTCGGTGTCTCCATCTCTTTCAGTGGTGCGGTCCGCCGCTCCACCGTCAAAGCCTAG
- the rfbB gene encoding dTDP-glucose 4,6-dehydratase, producing MRILVTGGAGFIGSHLVRRLIENGGHSVVNLDALKYSGNLNNLTDLAAHPRYTFVQADICDQPAVRAVLRDYRIEGIINLAAETHVDRSILDPGAFARTDVVGTGILLEEARQQGVQRYLQVSTDEVYGSVEQGSSTEEDRLEPRSPYSASKAGGDLLVLSYWTTYRFPVVITRGSNTYGPNQYPEKFIPLFVTNAIENEPLPLYGDGKQRRDWLSVYDHAAGIQHAFEQGAPGTIYNVGGGNERENVTVADQILAALDKPRTLIRFVEDRPGHDRRYAIDCTRLRGLGWRPEVPFEEGLRQTVEWYRTHERWWKPIKSGEFKEYYQRQYQQRLQRGTACESR from the coding sequence ATGAGAATTCTGGTGACAGGCGGTGCCGGCTTCATCGGGTCCCATCTCGTGCGCCGGTTGATCGAGAACGGCGGGCACAGCGTGGTCAATCTCGATGCGCTGAAGTATTCGGGCAACCTGAACAACCTGACGGATCTCGCGGCGCATCCGCGGTATACGTTCGTGCAGGCGGACATCTGCGACCAGCCGGCCGTGCGCGCGGTGCTGCGGGATTATCGCATCGAGGGAATCATCAATTTGGCGGCGGAGACCCATGTCGACCGCTCCATCCTCGATCCCGGTGCCTTTGCCAGGACCGACGTGGTGGGGACGGGTATTTTGCTCGAGGAGGCGCGTCAGCAGGGCGTGCAGCGCTACCTTCAGGTGAGTACCGATGAGGTCTATGGGAGCGTCGAGCAGGGGAGTAGCACTGAAGAGGACCGATTGGAGCCCAGAAGTCCCTATTCCGCCAGTAAGGCGGGCGGAGATCTGTTGGTCCTGAGCTATTGGACGACGTATCGCTTTCCCGTGGTCATCACGCGAGGCAGCAACACCTATGGGCCCAACCAATATCCCGAAAAGTTCATCCCGCTGTTCGTGACCAATGCGATCGAGAACGAACCGCTCCCGCTGTACGGAGACGGAAAACAGCGCCGCGACTGGCTGTCGGTCTATGACCATGCCGCCGGCATCCAGCACGCGTTCGAACAGGGAGCGCCGGGCACGATCTACAACGTCGGCGGCGGGAACGAACGGGAAAACGTGACGGTGGCCGACCAGATTCTGGCGGCGCTCGACAAGCCTCGGACGCTCATTCGCTTCGTCGAGGACCGGCCGGGCCATGATCGGCGATATGCGATCGACTGCACCCGTCTGCGGGGATTGGGTTGGAGGCCTGAAGTGCCGTTCGAGGAAGGACTCAGGCAGACAGTGGAATGGTACCGGACGCATGAGCGGTGGTGGAAGCCCATTAAGTCCGGTGAGTTTAAGGAATATTATCAGCGACAGTACCAGCAGCGCTTGCAGCGGGGGACGGCATGCGAATCGCGCTGA
- a CDS encoding Gfo/Idh/MocA family oxidoreductase: MQAIHDGSRVVAVIGTGSAGLRHLTALKRIGVVPVAIPKRHERQADLQQMGYATAATLADAIKSWTLSSCIIASDTSRHLADGFTALSSGLHTLVEKPLCVDGAEAKELRKRARAGEAGLWVACVMRFAQSLEIARSWLPTLGALASVRIECQSYLPDWRPARSYLESYSARREEGGVLRDVIHEIDYAGWLFGWPASLQARLHNSGKLGIEAEEAADLLWQTAAGAIVSMRLDYVTRPARRRMTVCGERGTLHWDAVRQSVRLELADGKTEERTADQSREEMFAAQAQAFLRCAAGDIDDRLATGQEGANALAVCDAARKADLSHHEEPVEYA; encoded by the coding sequence ATGCAAGCCATTCACGACGGTAGCCGGGTTGTCGCGGTTATCGGAACAGGCAGCGCGGGGCTTCGACACCTGACGGCATTGAAACGCATCGGGGTCGTCCCCGTCGCGATTCCCAAACGGCACGAGCGTCAGGCCGATCTGCAACAGATGGGGTATGCGACCGCCGCGACCCTGGCCGATGCCATCAAGTCTTGGACCCTGTCCAGCTGCATCATTGCGTCCGATACGTCTCGCCATCTGGCCGACGGATTCACAGCTCTGTCATCCGGACTGCATACGTTGGTGGAAAAGCCGCTCTGCGTCGATGGGGCTGAGGCCAAGGAGTTGCGGAAACGGGCGCGCGCCGGGGAGGCCGGTCTCTGGGTGGCCTGCGTCATGCGGTTCGCCCAGTCGCTGGAGATCGCTCGCTCCTGGCTGCCGACACTGGGAGCGCTTGCCAGCGTTCGCATCGAGTGCCAGTCCTATTTGCCTGATTGGCGACCGGCTCGTTCCTACCTCGAGTCCTACTCGGCTCGGCGTGAAGAAGGTGGTGTGTTGCGCGATGTGATCCATGAAATCGATTATGCCGGATGGCTCTTTGGCTGGCCGGCATCGCTGCAGGCCCGCTTGCACAATTCGGGGAAACTCGGGATCGAGGCTGAAGAGGCGGCGGATCTGTTGTGGCAGACGGCGGCCGGAGCGATCGTGTCGATGAGGCTGGATTACGTGACGCGGCCTGCGAGACGACGGATGACTGTGTGCGGCGAGCGGGGAACACTCCACTGGGACGCCGTTCGGCAGTCCGTGAGGCTGGAATTGGCGGACGGCAAGACCGAGGAACGGACGGCCGATCAATCGCGTGAGGAGATGTTCGCCGCGCAAGCTCAGGCGTTTCTGCGTTGCGCCGCCGGGGATATCGATGATCGCTTGGCTACGGGGCAAGAAGGAGCCAACGCGCTGGCCGTGTGTGATGCGGCGCGCAAGGCGGACCTGTCGCACCATGAAGAGCCCGTGGAGTATGCATGA
- a CDS encoding GDP-mannose 4,6-dehydratase — protein sequence MKRALITGITGQDGSYLAEYLLEKGYEVHGIVRRVALEDPEHRLWRIAHVKDRLHLHAGSLESLPSLYRVLNVVRPEECYHLAAQSFVAYSFEDEFSTLNANINGTHHMLAALRDVVPLCRFYFAASSEMFGKVEEVPQTERTPFHPRSAYGISKVAGFDLTRNYREAYGLFACSGILYNHESPRRGYEFVTRKITSHAARIKLGLAKELKLGNLEAKRDWGHAREYVKAMWLMLQQNEPDDYVIATGEQHTVRAFAEAAFGHLGLDYRDYVQIDPQFLRPADVETLLGDPAKAKATLGWSYRLSFNDLVSEMVEADVRWLEGRGKSSP from the coding sequence ATGAAACGAGCGTTGATTACGGGAATCACGGGACAAGACGGATCGTACCTGGCCGAGTATCTGCTGGAAAAGGGGTATGAGGTTCACGGGATCGTCCGTCGTGTCGCGCTGGAGGACCCTGAACACCGCCTGTGGCGGATTGCCCATGTGAAGGATCGCCTGCATTTGCATGCCGGCTCCCTGGAAAGTCTGCCCAGCCTCTATAGGGTCTTGAATGTGGTGCGTCCGGAGGAATGTTACCACCTGGCGGCCCAGAGCTTTGTCGCCTATTCCTTCGAGGACGAATTTTCGACCCTCAACGCGAATATCAACGGCACGCACCATATGCTGGCGGCCCTCCGCGACGTGGTTCCCCTCTGCCGCTTCTATTTCGCCGCATCCAGCGAGATGTTCGGCAAAGTGGAGGAAGTTCCGCAGACGGAGCGCACGCCGTTCCATCCCCGGTCGGCCTACGGCATTTCCAAAGTTGCGGGCTTCGATCTGACGAGGAACTATCGGGAGGCCTACGGGCTGTTCGCCTGCTCGGGCATCTTGTACAACCATGAATCGCCCCGTCGCGGCTATGAGTTTGTGACACGAAAAATCACGTCCCATGCTGCGCGGATCAAGTTAGGGTTGGCAAAGGAACTGAAACTGGGAAATTTGGAGGCGAAACGGGATTGGGGGCATGCCCGTGAATACGTGAAGGCCATGTGGCTGATGCTGCAGCAGAATGAACCGGACGACTACGTCATCGCGACCGGCGAACAGCATACGGTACGGGCGTTCGCCGAAGCGGCCTTCGGGCATTTAGGATTGGACTATCGGGACTATGTGCAGATCGATCCGCAGTTCCTGCGGCCGGCTGATGTGGAGACGTTGCTCGGCGATCCGGCCAAAGCGAAGGCAACATTGGGTTGGTCGTACCGGTTGAGTTTCAACGATCTCGTCTCGGAAATGGTCGAAGCCGACGTTCGTTGGCTCGAAGGACGGGGTAAGTCTTCGCCGTGA
- the cysC gene encoding adenylyl-sulfate kinase yields MKPMTIWLTGLPCAGKTTLANHLFRHLLERGHQRLEVLDGDVVRTHLSKGLGFSRSDRDTNVLRIGWVCQVLTKHGVTPIVAAVSPYRESRNEVRAMIEKVGGPGAFIEVWVRCAVEECIRRDVKGMYAKALRGEIQQFTGVSDPYEEPTSAEVVVNTSIESPAESVGLILQAVQKFA; encoded by the coding sequence ATGAAGCCCATGACCATCTGGTTGACCGGATTGCCCTGTGCCGGAAAGACCACACTTGCCAACCATCTGTTTCGCCACTTACTCGAACGCGGACATCAGCGCCTGGAAGTTCTGGACGGTGATGTGGTGCGTACCCACCTCTCCAAGGGCCTTGGTTTCTCCCGATCGGATCGCGACACGAACGTCCTGCGTATCGGATGGGTCTGTCAGGTGCTGACGAAACATGGCGTGACCCCGATCGTCGCGGCCGTCTCTCCCTATCGGGAGAGCCGGAACGAGGTACGGGCCATGATCGAGAAGGTCGGAGGCCCGGGGGCCTTCATCGAAGTGTGGGTTCGTTGCGCGGTCGAAGAATGTATCCGGCGCGATGTCAAAGGCATGTATGCCAAGGCTTTGCGTGGAGAGATTCAGCAGTTCACGGGGGTTTCCGATCCCTATGAGGAGCCGACCAGCGCGGAGGTGGTGGTGAATACCAGCATTGAATCGCCCGCCGAGTCGGTCGGCCTGATTCTTCAGGCGGTGCAGAAGTTTGCATAG
- a CDS encoding acylneuraminate cytidylyltransferase family protein: MTRPARVLAVIPARGGSQGLPGKNIRLFAGLPLIAHSIVFARQCPEIDRVVVSTDSLEIAQVARAYGADVPFIRPADLARSETPMWPVLRHALRFIEERESPAFDFLMLLDPTSPAREPADVTEGLRQLSKDADAVGIVSVSEPPFNPIWHCVVNRRGYMEDLLETGSGFTRRQDVPKVYRINGALYIWRADFVRRQEIGWRGQGKHLMLEIPEIRAMSIDDLQQFEAAEALVKAKLVTLSWLAGAERRP; encoded by the coding sequence ATGACGAGGCCGGCGCGGGTACTGGCGGTCATTCCGGCAAGGGGCGGTTCCCAGGGGTTGCCGGGCAAGAACATCCGTCTGTTTGCCGGCCTGCCGCTGATCGCCCATTCCATTGTGTTTGCGAGGCAATGTCCGGAGATCGATCGGGTCGTCGTGTCCACCGATTCGTTGGAGATCGCGCAGGTGGCGCGAGCGTACGGTGCAGACGTCCCTTTCATTCGTCCCGCGGATTTGGCGCGAAGCGAGACGCCCATGTGGCCGGTGCTGCGCCATGCGCTCCGCTTCATCGAGGAACGGGAATCGCCCGCATTCGACTTTCTCATGCTGCTGGACCCCACGTCGCCGGCCAGAGAGCCGGCTGATGTGACCGAAGGCCTGCGGCAACTGTCGAAGGATGCCGACGCCGTGGGCATTGTGAGCGTCTCTGAGCCGCCGTTCAATCCGATCTGGCATTGTGTCGTCAACCGCCGGGGGTATATGGAAGATTTGCTGGAGACCGGTTCGGGGTTTACACGACGCCAGGATGTGCCCAAGGTCTATCGGATCAACGGCGCACTGTACATCTGGCGGGCCGATTTCGTTCGTCGGCAGGAAATAGGCTGGCGGGGACAGGGTAAACACCTCATGCTGGAGATCCCGGAAATTCGAGCCATGTCGATCGACGACCTGCAGCAATTCGAGGCGGCGGAAGCGTTGGTCAAGGCCAAGCTGGTGACGTTGTCCTGGCTGGCCGGGGCGGAGCGCCGGCCATGA
- a CDS encoding NTP transferase domain-containing protein: MKGVVLAGGLGTRLLPLTKVTNKHLLPVYNQPMIYYPIQSLVNAGILEVMIVTGGNSAGDFLKLLGNGREFGLKHLSYTYQQGEGGIADALRLAEHFADQGPVCVVLGDNLIQGNIAKATTEFRAQKTGAKILLKEVKDPQRFGVPVLEGNRVVKIEEKPAQPKSSYAVTGIYFYDAKVFDIVRTLKPSGRGELEITDVNNAYIERGELTWSGLEGWWTDAGTIESLYQANQLVAQTGANRMDV; the protein is encoded by the coding sequence ATGAAAGGCGTCGTGTTGGCGGGAGGATTGGGAACCCGTCTGTTGCCCCTCACCAAAGTGACGAACAAGCACCTGCTCCCGGTCTATAACCAGCCCATGATCTATTACCCGATCCAGAGCCTGGTCAACGCAGGGATTCTGGAAGTGATGATCGTGACGGGAGGCAACAGCGCCGGAGATTTCCTCAAGCTCCTGGGGAACGGAAGGGAGTTTGGGCTCAAGCATTTGAGCTACACCTATCAGCAGGGTGAAGGCGGAATTGCCGATGCCCTACGCCTGGCCGAACATTTCGCCGATCAGGGGCCGGTGTGCGTGGTCTTGGGGGATAATTTGATCCAGGGCAACATCGCCAAGGCGACCACGGAGTTCAGGGCCCAGAAAACCGGCGCGAAGATTTTGCTCAAAGAGGTCAAGGATCCCCAGCGATTCGGCGTGCCGGTGTTGGAGGGAAACCGGGTGGTGAAGATCGAGGAGAAGCCAGCCCAACCTAAGTCTTCCTATGCGGTCACCGGAATCTATTTTTACGATGCCAAGGTGTTCGACATCGTGCGGACGTTGAAACCATCCGGGCGCGGCGAACTGGAAATCACCGACGTCAATAACGCCTACATCGAACGGGGAGAATTGACGTGGAGCGGGCTTGAGGGCTGGTGGACCGACGCCGGCACGATCGAGTCCCTGTACCAAGCCAACCAGCTGGTCGCGCAGACCGGCGCGAACCGAATGGATGTGTAG
- the rfbD gene encoding dTDP-4-dehydrorhamnose reductase, producing the protein MRIALTGAQGQLGHELQRVLAKHELIPLDLPAFDLTKPDCADAMLDAAPEIIVHAGAYTDVDGAERNPELAMAINASGTERVTRAAEQVGARMIYISTDYVFDGRAHRPYVEKDAPNPVSVYGASKRAGEERVLGMCRNALVVRTAWLYGSHGKNFVKTILQLASERPVLKVVADQRGCPTFAGDLAAVIGQLLDRPVTGILHVANSGSCTWREFAAAIVSLSGRSVPVEPITTAEAGRLARRPAYSVLASDRHLELGLRMPTWEDALKRFLQPVSVGVSAS; encoded by the coding sequence ATGCGAATCGCGCTGACGGGGGCACAGGGACAGCTGGGTCATGAGTTGCAGCGGGTGTTGGCAAAGCACGAACTCATTCCTCTTGATCTTCCGGCGTTCGACTTGACCAAGCCGGACTGCGCCGACGCGATGCTGGATGCGGCACCGGAGATCATCGTGCACGCCGGCGCCTATACCGATGTCGACGGGGCGGAACGGAATCCCGAGTTGGCCATGGCGATCAATGCCTCGGGCACCGAACGGGTGACCCGAGCGGCAGAGCAGGTCGGTGCTCGAATGATCTATATCTCGACCGACTATGTGTTCGACGGGCGGGCGCACCGTCCGTATGTGGAGAAGGACGCTCCGAATCCGGTCAGCGTCTATGGAGCCTCGAAACGGGCCGGAGAAGAACGGGTGTTGGGGATGTGCCGCAATGCGTTGGTCGTCCGTACCGCCTGGCTGTATGGGAGTCACGGTAAGAATTTCGTGAAGACGATCCTGCAACTGGCCTCCGAACGGCCCGTGTTGAAGGTCGTTGCGGACCAGCGCGGTTGTCCCACGTTCGCGGGGGACTTGGCGGCCGTCATCGGGCAACTCCTGGATCGGCCGGTGACGGGGATTCTTCACGTGGCGAACTCCGGCTCCTGCACCTGGCGGGAATTTGCCGCTGCAATCGTCTCCCTTTCCGGGCGGTCCGTGCCGGTCGAGCCGATCACGACGGCCGAAGCAGGCCGTCTCGCCAGGCGACCGGCCTATTCCGTGCTGGCGTCGGATCGTCATCTGGAGTTGGGGCTGCGTATGCCGACATGGGAGGATGCGCTCAAGCGATTTCTCCAGCCGGTATCGGTCGGAGTATCCGCCTCCTAA